The Aethina tumida isolate Nest 87 chromosome 6, icAetTumi1.1, whole genome shotgun sequence genome has a segment encoding these proteins:
- the LOC109599645 gene encoding uncharacterized protein LOC109599645, with product MGGSFIGNPYGEYYVEDDEVDFDVIIPAEEVVELPPPSPDEDLVYESPPDTEDEEYYYDDMMDADADVDPEYTYDSANGSSSSDDEDVDRHVMTPLEEAIIDALEMEAAMSSKSSDSDTD from the exons ATGGGAGGTTCTTTTATCGGCAACCCCTATGGGGAGTACTATGTAGAGGATGACGAGGTGGACTTT GATGTAATTATACCGGCAGAAGAGGTGGTGGAGTTACCTCCACCCTCTCCTGACGAAGATTTAGTTTATGAAAGCCCTCCGGATACGGAAGACGAGGAGTATTACTACGACGATATGATGGACGCCGACGCAGACGTCGATCCCGAATACACTTACGACTCTGCAAATGGTTCGTCGTCTTCTGATGATGAAGATGTTGATCGTCATGTAATGACTCCTCTTGAGGAGGCCATCATCGATGCTCTTGAGATGGAAG CCGCCATGAGCTCCAAATCCTCGGATTCTGACACCGATTGA